The genomic segment ATCGGGATGCGCCCGGATCTTCACCCCGGCGACGATCGACTCGACCGTCCGGCGCGCGTCCAGGAGCGGGGCCAGCGAGGCCCACGACTTCTCGCTCATCCGGTTGCCCTCGTCGAGGATCGCGACGCCCCCCTTCAGCATCGCCGTGACGACGCCCGAGGCCACGTATCGGATCTTCCCCTCGCCCGCGACGACGGGCGTGACCAGGAGGTCCTCCGGGCGGGTGTCGACGGTCGACTGGAAGACCCAGGCGGGACGGCCGATCCGCTTCGCCGCGGCGTACGCCAGAGTCGTCTTGCCGACGCCTGGCCTGCCGACGAGACGGGGGTGGAGCGGGAGGTCCCCCTTCTCGACGACGAGCCACGCGGCGAGGAGCTGGTCGAGGAGGTCCTTCCGTCCCTTCCAGTCGAGCGGGAACTCGTCGGGGTGCGCGAGCGCGATCTCGACGCCTTCGATGCAGACCGTTTCCATCCCGTGATTCTAGGCGGCGGCCGGCCTTGGCCCTCGAAGTCCCTGGTCGCGCGAAATCCGGGGGAGCGCCTCCGCCCGTAGAACGGCCGACGGGCGCCAGAGGCGACCGCATCGGAGATAGACAATGAAAAAGACCCTCACCGCCACCGTCGCTGCCCTCGCGCTCGCCGTGTCCGTCGCCGCCCCCGCGCGGGCCGCCGAGCCGAAGGCGAAGGACATCGTCGACACCGCCGTCGCCGCCGGGAGCTTCAACACGCTCGCCACGGCGCTGAAGGCCGCGGGCCTCGTCGACACGCTCAAGGGCAAGGGCCCCTTCACCGTCTTCGCCCCGACCGACGACGCCTTCAAGAAGCTCCCCGCCGGCACTCTCGAGAAGCTCCTCGCCGACAAGGCGCAGCTGACGAAGGTCCTCACCTACCACGTCGTCGCCGGCAAGGTCATGGCCGCCGACGTCGTCAAGCTCAAGGAAGCCAAGACCGTCGAGGGCTCCATGGTGAAGATCACCGTCGCCGGCGGCGGGGTCAAGGTCAACGACGCGAACGTCGTGAAGACCGACGTCGGCGCCTCCAACGGCGTCATCCACGTCATCGACTCGGTCATCCTCCCGCCCGCGAAGTAACCGGTCGCGGCTCGGCCGCGTGACGACGAAGGGGAGGCCTCCGGCCTCCCCTTTCCCGTTTCCCGTACTCTTCACGGCGCATGCGCCGCCTCGCGATACGTGCCCTCTTCGGAATCGTCGCC from the Holophagales bacterium genome contains:
- a CDS encoding AAA family ATPase, producing the protein METVCIEGVEIALAHPDEFPLDWKGRKDLLDQLLAAWLVVEKGDLPLHPRLVGRPGVGKTTLAYAAAKRIGRPAWVFQSTVDTRPEDLLVTPVVAGEGKIRYVASGVVTAMLKGGVAILDEGNRMSEKSWASLAPLLDARRTVESIVAGVKIRAHPDFRFVTTMNDDASTFELPDYVNSRLTPTILVDFPDEEEELAILAENLPFAPEALLRWVTRFLKSAHEADESFSVRDGINVARYALKRLSQGGGEPVARLLESVRFVLGEEAVVHAPATGGDLPSRPAGPHRV
- a CDS encoding fasciclin domain-containing protein, with amino-acid sequence MKKTLTATVAALALAVSVAAPARAAEPKAKDIVDTAVAAGSFNTLATALKAAGLVDTLKGKGPFTVFAPTDDAFKKLPAGTLEKLLADKAQLTKVLTYHVVAGKVMAADVVKLKEAKTVEGSMVKITVAGGGVKVNDANVVKTDVGASNGVIHVIDSVILPPAK